The following are from one region of the Vidua macroura isolate BioBank_ID:100142 chromosome 15, ASM2450914v1, whole genome shotgun sequence genome:
- the CYSTM1 gene encoding cysteine-rich and transmembrane domain-containing protein 1 isoform X2 codes for MTCPPRSEGRGLSPVTSPCRGVRSRTDSASHMSYDNPPPYPGPGPTAPYPPYAQQPGAPPGPYPGYPPGPYQPGQPGYQGYPQYGWQNAPPPPPGPVYADGPKNTVYVVEERRRDDTGESACLTACWTALCCCCLWDMLT; via the exons ATGACGTGTCCGCCCCGTTCGGAGGGGCGTGGCCTGTCTCCCGTGACGTCACCGTGCCGCGGGGTGCGCAGCAG GACAGATTCTGCATCCCACATGAGCTACGATAATCCTCCACCGTACCCCGGCCCGGGCCCGACTGCCCCGTACCCACCCTATGCACAGCAGCCAGGGGCCCCCCCCGGCCCCTACCCCGGCTATCCCCCCGGGCCCTACCAGCCAGGCCAGCCAGGCTACCAAGGATATCCCCAGTATGGATGGCAGAACGCACCTCCACCACCGCCAGGACCGGTGTACGCAGATGGGCCGAAAAACACAG TGTACGTCGTGGAGGAGCGGCGGAGGGACGACACGGGCGAGAGCGCCTGCCTGACGGCGTGCTGGACCgcgctctgctgctgctgcctctgggacATGCTGACCTGA
- the CYSTM1 gene encoding cysteine-rich and transmembrane domain-containing protein 1 isoform X1, translating into MTCPPRSEGRGLSPVTSPCRGVRSRCGRRRETRRATDSASHMSYDNPPPYPGPGPTAPYPPYAQQPGAPPGPYPGYPPGPYQPGQPGYQGYPQYGWQNAPPPPPGPVYADGPKNTVYVVEERRRDDTGESACLTACWTALCCCCLWDMLT; encoded by the exons ATGACGTGTCCGCCCCGTTCGGAGGGGCGTGGCCTGTCTCCCGTGACGTCACCGTGCCGCGGGGTGCGCAGCAGGTGCGGGCGGCGGCGCGAGACGCGCAGGGC GACAGATTCTGCATCCCACATGAGCTACGATAATCCTCCACCGTACCCCGGCCCGGGCCCGACTGCCCCGTACCCACCCTATGCACAGCAGCCAGGGGCCCCCCCCGGCCCCTACCCCGGCTATCCCCCCGGGCCCTACCAGCCAGGCCAGCCAGGCTACCAAGGATATCCCCAGTATGGATGGCAGAACGCACCTCCACCACCGCCAGGACCGGTGTACGCAGATGGGCCGAAAAACACAG TGTACGTCGTGGAGGAGCGGCGGAGGGACGACACGGGCGAGAGCGCCTGCCTGACGGCGTGCTGGACCgcgctctgctgctgctgcctctgggacATGCTGACCTGA